In the Nitrospirota bacterium genome, one interval contains:
- the phnD gene encoding phosphate/phosphite/phosphonate ABC transporter substrate-binding protein: MQERLELKILTLVMILLVVGILSAGFMVLTIEKKSLYSITESSLDSTASIISQEIARTMLEGKADMTKSMMQELKDIKNIEELVVLHYDGHHAFNADSKIRESAVMKQLSETKKSFSVRDVKKMTYYRPLINEERCKTCHATDPAVLGAVKIGFSIEKEYKEALGYIVLVITLTILAALFFSAVLWFMIRRMVIKPVKSVEDAAQKLSEGDMSFNVEIRSTDEIGRASRAIKQSMFSLSDILRRIKDITKRVNHVVVEVEGESRKIVEGAALETEAIADISSSIEEMNAAISDIADGTDGLAASAEQTAASMEEMVTSIAEITNSTQDLSVAVEATSSSIEQLYATSREVSNNSAALVGAAQETQAAIIEIAASVKEVDHRVKESATLSEQVKRDASTFGMTSIGKTIQGMQDIKISVEKTAGYIEKLGGRSEEIGQILTVIDDITDQTTLLALNAAILAAQAGEHGKGFSVVADEIKQLADRTSISTQEIGLLIQSVQQEVGDAIDAMKDGLKSVETGFKVTQEAADALRKIVESSTKSSAMAAAIERSTAEQSKATSLVSEAMERVLSMVGQITNAMAEQFSGIQLIKTSTEKMRDISTHVRTATNEQSLNSKQISQAVEVVSDKSQQISRAINEQKIGSNQIWSSVEKIKDIPRENKDRSFKLNQLVKELHKDAELISTEMERFRFAGEQAMSAGGVLRMGIVPIETPALMFKHFSPLADYLSKKMKRKIDLKVAVDFQGAIRDLEQGVTQFCFMGPSTYSIAHVKFGAKVLVKALNNGKPFHKAVIITKSDSGINSLQDIKGRSFAFGDINSTSSHVVPRAMLLAEGIDLKDLQYYNYLGHHDDVLKAVLNGDFDAGGVKESAAIMHKDMGIRVLKLSEDIPEFNFTASADLDPQISRDLKAVLMGLKEDDPETKPVLKAIYENYTGFTDAEDEDYSTIRMMMSKIGI; the protein is encoded by the coding sequence ATGCAAGAAAGGCTTGAACTGAAGATCCTCACCCTGGTGATGATTTTGCTGGTCGTGGGGATCCTGTCGGCCGGTTTTATGGTGCTGACCATAGAGAAAAAGAGCCTCTACAGTATAACCGAATCGAGTCTCGATTCGACGGCGTCGATTATTTCCCAGGAAATAGCCCGCACCATGCTTGAGGGAAAAGCGGACATGACAAAATCTATGATGCAGGAGTTGAAGGATATAAAAAACATTGAGGAACTTGTGGTTCTTCATTATGACGGTCATCATGCCTTTAACGCTGACAGCAAAATCCGCGAGAGTGCCGTGATGAAGCAGCTGTCGGAGACGAAAAAATCCTTTTCCGTCCGCGATGTCAAGAAGATGACCTATTACAGACCGCTCATAAATGAGGAACGGTGCAAGACCTGTCATGCAACAGACCCTGCCGTACTTGGTGCGGTGAAGATAGGGTTCTCGATAGAAAAAGAATATAAGGAAGCGCTCGGATATATTGTTCTCGTTATCACGTTGACGATCCTGGCAGCACTTTTTTTCAGTGCCGTGCTTTGGTTCATGATCAGACGGATGGTGATCAAGCCGGTCAAGTCTGTTGAAGATGCGGCCCAGAAGCTGTCAGAGGGAGACATGTCCTTTAATGTCGAGATCAGAAGCACCGATGAAATCGGCAGGGCAAGCAGGGCGATCAAACAGTCCATGTTCTCCCTGTCCGATATTCTGAGAAGGATCAAGGACATTACAAAACGGGTAAATCATGTTGTTGTGGAAGTGGAGGGCGAGTCCAGAAAAATTGTCGAAGGTGCGGCGCTGGAGACTGAGGCGATCGCAGACATCTCATCTTCGATCGAAGAGATGAATGCAGCCATATCCGATATTGCAGACGGTACCGATGGCCTGGCAGCATCAGCGGAACAGACTGCCGCGTCCATGGAAGAGATGGTTACGAGCATTGCCGAGATCACCAACAGCACCCAGGACCTGTCGGTTGCGGTGGAGGCGACCTCTTCGTCCATAGAACAGCTCTATGCCACGAGCAGGGAGGTTTCGAACAACTCTGCCGCGCTTGTGGGTGCTGCTCAGGAGACTCAGGCTGCGATCATAGAGATTGCCGCTTCGGTAAAAGAGGTCGATCACCGGGTAAAGGAGTCTGCAACGCTTTCCGAACAGGTCAAGCGCGACGCCTCGACCTTTGGCATGACATCGATCGGCAAGACGATACAGGGCATGCAGGACATTAAAATATCGGTAGAAAAGACTGCCGGATATATCGAGAAACTGGGGGGCAGATCAGAAGAGATCGGCCAGATCCTGACCGTGATCGACGACATTACTGACCAGACGACGCTCCTGGCCCTGAACGCGGCAATCCTTGCTGCCCAGGCAGGCGAGCATGGCAAGGGCTTTTCTGTTGTTGCTGACGAGATCAAACAATTGGCTGACCGCACGTCGATCTCAACCCAGGAGATCGGTCTCCTTATCCAGTCCGTGCAGCAGGAAGTGGGCGATGCCATCGATGCCATGAAGGACGGGCTGAAGTCGGTTGAGACCGGGTTCAAGGTGACACAGGAAGCTGCCGATGCGCTCAGAAAGATTGTGGAAAGTTCTACGAAGTCCTCTGCGATGGCTGCCGCGATAGAGCGTTCTACGGCGGAGCAGTCAAAGGCAACCTCTCTGGTATCGGAAGCTATGGAGCGGGTGCTCAGCATGGTAGGACAGATTACGAATGCCATGGCCGAGCAGTTCAGCGGCATACAGCTCATCAAGACGTCAACCGAAAAAATGCGCGATATCTCCACCCATGTACGGACGGCAACGAATGAGCAGTCCTTAAACAGCAAACAGATCTCACAGGCCGTAGAAGTTGTCTCTGACAAGAGCCAGCAGATCTCGCGTGCGATCAATGAGCAGAAGATCGGTTCGAACCAGATCTGGTCCTCTGTCGAGAAGATCAAGGACATTCCCCGGGAGAACAAGGACCGCTCCTTCAAGCTCAACCAGCTGGTCAAGGAGCTGCACAAGGATGCGGAACTGATCTCTACGGAGATGGAGCGGTTCCGGTTTGCCGGCGAACAGGCCATGTCTGCCGGCGGTGTTCTGAGGATGGGCATTGTTCCGATTGAGACGCCGGCGCTTATGTTCAAGCATTTCAGCCCCCTGGCCGACTATCTGAGCAAAAAAATGAAGCGAAAGATAGACCTGAAGGTTGCGGTGGATTTTCAGGGGGCGATCAGGGACCTTGAGCAGGGTGTCACCCAATTCTGTTTTATGGGGCCGTCGACTTATAGCATTGCCCATGTAAAATTCGGTGCAAAGGTGCTTGTGAAGGCCCTCAATAACGGCAAGCCGTTTCATAAGGCGGTGATCATCACAAAAAGTGACAGCGGCATTAATTCACTGCAGGATATCAAGGGACGTTCCTTTGCCTTTGGTGATATCAATTCGACGTCGAGCCATGTTGTGCCCAGGGCAATGCTGCTTGCTGAGGGAATAGATCTCAAGGATCTGCAGTATTACAATTACCTCGGTCATCACGACGATGTCCTGAAGGCGGTCCTCAACGGGGATTTTGACGCCGGGGGCGTCAAAGAGAGTGCAGCGATCATGCATAAGGATATGGGCATCAGGGTGCTCAAGCTCTCGGAAGACATCCCTGAATTCAATTTTACGGCTTCAGCTGACCTTGACCCGCAGATCAGCAGGGATCTCAAGGCTGTTCTTATGGGGCTGAAGGAAGATGATCCCGAGACCAAACCGGTGCTGAAGGCGATCTATGAAAACTACACCGGGTTTACTGACGCGGAGGATGAGGATTACAGCACGATACGCATGATGATGTCCAAGATAGGTATATAA
- a CDS encoding purine-binding chemotaxis protein CheW, with amino-acid sequence MDIAKIRKKAKEQQAGKRPDDQSAPQDSSVAPLSATEVKTETQEQPLPEEVQSPEPETKKTAVNEKELSGNNMQEVDDGQVELLTFSIGTEEFAFKVAEVEEILRLQKMTKVPTMPDYVIGITSLRGKIIPVLDLKARLNLKATGEAPEYGTEDNPGGGREAKILIIAGPRGFIGATIDRVMGVVSVARDRVIEPPAHLNEAEIKYIEGIVILEKRFISVLRAEDAMNIEIG; translated from the coding sequence ATGGATATAGCGAAAATTAGGAAAAAGGCGAAGGAGCAGCAGGCAGGGAAGCGGCCGGATGACCAGTCTGCTCCCCAGGATTCATCGGTTGCGCCATTATCCGCGACAGAGGTGAAGACAGAGACACAGGAACAGCCTCTTCCCGAAGAAGTTCAGTCTCCCGAACCTGAGACGAAAAAAACGGCGGTCAATGAGAAGGAACTGTCCGGCAATAATATGCAGGAAGTTGACGATGGTCAGGTTGAGCTTCTTACCTTCAGCATCGGCACAGAGGAATTTGCCTTTAAGGTCGCAGAGGTGGAAGAGATCCTCAGGCTGCAGAAGATGACAAAGGTGCCGACCATGCCGGACTATGTCATCGGCATTACGTCGCTCCGGGGGAAGATCATACCGGTCCTTGACCTGAAGGCACGTCTGAATCTCAAGGCCACGGGAGAGGCTCCCGAATATGGAACTGAGGACAATCCCGGAGGTGGCAGGGAAGCGAAAATACTGATTATCGCCGGCCCCCGGGGGTTTATCGGCGCAACAATCGACAGGGTTATGGGCGTTGTCAGTGTTGCCAGGGACCGGGTAATTGAGCCCCCTGCCCACCTGAACGAGGCGGAAATAAAATATATCGAGGGCATTGTCATTCTCGAAAAGCGGTTCATTTCGGTTCTTCGCGCTGAAGATGCGATGAACATTGAGATCGGATAA
- the tadA gene encoding Flp pilus assembly complex ATPase component TadA — MYEEFYGLTARPFTKTPDPKFLFLSRSHEEALARLQYAVEEKELILLTGDVGCGKTTLTRALMDILGERYKIVTIINPVLTPAQFLRALAKRLDIDIPSVYKSDLLDAIYEKVYKEYEAGTSIVIIIDEAQLIPSKDTFEEIRLLTNFQLDNTNLLSLILVGQTDLRKRLNHKAYIPLKQRIGLYYHLGPIGEDEIREYVQHRLKTSGREQLLFTDEALKLLHTYSEGVPRLINSIATSALLDGFAHEAGVIDASLIDGAAREMSLHGYSEN, encoded by the coding sequence ATGTATGAGGAATTTTACGGCCTGACTGCGCGGCCGTTTACCAAGACGCCGGACCCGAAGTTCCTCTTTTTAAGCCGAAGCCATGAGGAGGCCCTTGCGCGGCTCCAGTATGCGGTTGAAGAGAAGGAGCTGATCCTGCTGACCGGCGATGTAGGCTGCGGAAAGACAACGCTGACCAGGGCGCTGATGGATATCCTGGGCGAACGGTACAAGATCGTCACGATCATCAACCCGGTGCTCACGCCGGCCCAGTTCCTGCGTGCCCTTGCAAAACGCCTCGATATTGATATCCCCTCTGTGTACAAATCTGACCTGCTGGATGCGATCTATGAAAAAGTATACAAGGAGTATGAGGCAGGCACCTCCATCGTCATCATCATCGACGAGGCCCAGCTCATCCCGAGCAAGGACACGTTTGAGGAGATCAGACTGCTTACGAATTTCCAGCTTGATAACACAAACCTTCTCAGTCTTATCCTTGTGGGACAGACCGATCTCAGGAAGAGGCTGAACCATAAGGCGTATATTCCGCTGAAGCAGCGCATAGGGCTCTATTATCATCTCGGCCCCATTGGCGAGGACGAGATACGGGAGTATGTCCAGCACCGGCTGAAGACGTCGGGAAGGGAACAGCTGCTCTTCACTGATGAGGCGCTGAAACTTCTTCACACCTATTCCGAAGGGGTGCCGCGCCTGATTAACAGTATCGCCACCTCTGCACTGCTTGACGGTTTTGCCCATGAAGCAGGCGTCATAGACGCTTCGTTAATCGACGGGGCTGCCCGGGAGATGAGTTTGCATGGATATAGCGAAAATTAG
- a CDS encoding chemotaxis protein CheW, which translates to MEVKDDGSGVSLDKVRKKAIEKGLIDDDVELEDKEIINFIFAPGFSTKDVASEMSGRGVGMDVVKEKLSALGGFADIETRTNVGTTFMVTLPITLAIIKALIVRVGAEKFAVPLTSMSETLIVNHNEIQTIEWKEVIYLRGEMLPMIRVSTFLGLPGDENDRSFAVVVGFGERKVGLLIDELFGQHEIVIKTLGEYLKKLRGFAGAAEIGKHEVILVLDIESLIDESLLKQKGAAYV; encoded by the coding sequence GTGGAGGTGAAGGACGACGGCAGCGGAGTGAGCCTCGATAAGGTGCGTAAAAAGGCGATTGAAAAAGGGCTTATCGATGACGACGTTGAACTCGAAGACAAGGAGATCATCAATTTTATCTTTGCGCCGGGCTTCAGCACGAAGGATGTGGCCAGCGAGATGTCCGGCAGGGGCGTCGGCATGGATGTTGTCAAGGAAAAGCTTTCTGCCCTTGGCGGCTTTGCTGATATTGAGACCAGGACGAATGTCGGCACAACCTTCATGGTGACACTGCCGATAACCCTTGCAATCATTAAAGCGCTTATCGTGAGGGTTGGCGCCGAGAAGTTTGCCGTACCGCTTACTTCCATGTCCGAGACGCTCATCGTGAACCATAACGAAATCCAGACCATCGAATGGAAAGAGGTAATTTATCTGAGGGGCGAGATGCTGCCGATGATACGGGTCAGCACGTTTTTGGGTCTTCCGGGCGATGAGAACGATCGCTCTTTTGCGGTCGTAGTGGGATTCGGCGAACGAAAGGTCGGTCTTCTGATCGACGAGCTTTTCGGCCAGCACGAGATTGTTATCAAGACCCTCGGTGAGTACCTGAAAAAACTGAGGGGTTTTGCCGGGGCCGCTGAGATCGGCAAGCACGAGGTGATCCTTGTCCTTGATATTGAGTCGCTGATCGATGAATCGCTTCTGAAGCAGAAGGGGGCGGCCTATGTATGA
- a CDS encoding Hpt domain-containing protein → MSTSKKEFIAEAEDLLQESQNLILEIQDSVTTGINPDTINALFRAMHTLKGVSGLFGLQGISKLSHALEALMDDVRLGKVDVTDAIVSFLFKNLDILRSLVDGVGNEQENDDIAAYLTDIENFRSGQKGQGAAAPAESVIDPAIMRVLSEYEEHRLKANIKEGKGVYLAKAVFSLDIFDKALESMTKTIKTMGELISTLPTSSNVPDGSIGFNLMFGSLRRLEDLKKEINVEIEVLSAPKGLPAAPAAVPSADSQKIQDTHLKSTSTTVRVDIEKLDRILNTIGELTLAKGAVKRIGTELIDNYGHTSLVYDIHKISQTLERRLAELQDQVLEIRMVPIGQIFARLSQIVRRYSREIGKQIDLQMYGEDTELDKFLAEEIVDPLMHLIRNAIDHGIEMPEERKAKGKKEQGTITLKA, encoded by the coding sequence ATGAGCACCTCCAAGAAAGAATTCATTGCAGAAGCCGAAGATCTCCTGCAGGAATCACAGAACCTGATTCTTGAGATACAGGATTCGGTTACCACCGGCATCAACCCGGACACCATCAATGCCCTCTTTAGGGCAATGCATACCCTGAAGGGTGTGTCAGGCCTCTTTGGACTCCAGGGCATCTCCAAGCTGAGCCATGCCCTCGAGGCGCTTATGGACGATGTGAGGCTCGGCAAGGTCGATGTGACCGACGCTATTGTTTCGTTTCTTTTTAAAAACCTCGATATCCTCCGCAGTCTTGTGGATGGCGTCGGCAACGAGCAGGAAAATGATGATATTGCCGCGTACCTCACGGACATTGAGAACTTCAGGAGCGGCCAGAAAGGACAGGGTGCGGCAGCTCCGGCCGAGAGTGTCATTGACCCTGCCATCATGAGGGTGCTCTCTGAATATGAGGAGCACAGGCTTAAAGCCAATATCAAGGAAGGCAAGGGCGTCTATCTCGCCAAGGCGGTCTTTAGCCTCGATATTTTCGACAAGGCGCTTGAGTCGATGACAAAGACGATCAAGACAATGGGTGAGCTTATCTCGACGCTCCCCACATCGTCGAATGTGCCGGACGGCTCCATAGGTTTTAATCTGATGTTTGGCAGCCTCCGGCGCCTTGAGGATCTGAAGAAGGAGATTAATGTCGAGATCGAGGTGCTCTCTGCACCGAAGGGTTTACCGGCAGCACCTGCGGCAGTGCCCTCCGCAGACAGCCAGAAGATTCAGGACACGCATCTCAAAAGCACGTCGACAACGGTCCGTGTTGATATTGAAAAGCTCGATCGAATCCTCAATACCATCGGCGAGCTTACGCTGGCCAAGGGGGCGGTCAAGAGGATCGGCACAGAGCTCATCGATAACTACGGCCACACATCTCTTGTCTATGATATTCACAAGATCTCCCAGACCCTGGAGAGGAGACTGGCAGAACTCCAGGACCAGGTCCTTGAAATACGCATGGTCCCCATCGGACAGATCTTTGCGCGGCTTTCGCAGATTGTCAGACGCTACTCACGGGAGATCGGCAAACAGATAGACCTTCAGATGTATGGAGAAGATACGGAGCTGGACAAATTTCTTGCAGAAGAGATCGTGGACCCGCTTATGCACCTGATCAGAAATGCCATCGACCACGGCATAGAGATGCCCGAGGAGCGGAAGGCCAAGGGAAAGAAGGAACAGGGGACCATCACCCTTAAGGCATAG
- a CDS encoding response regulator produces the protein MKTILIVEDSATTRALIRAVIDELGDYETVEAGSGFEALKMLPQQEYDLIVTDINMPDINGLELINFVRNNPRYNHLPIIIVSTERSEEDKKRGMALGATAYVTKPFKSSELQEIIKKILVP, from the coding sequence GTGAAAACCATTCTTATTGTTGAAGATTCAGCTACAACGAGGGCCCTGATACGGGCTGTTATCGACGAACTTGGTGACTATGAGACGGTCGAGGCAGGGTCAGGTTTTGAGGCGCTGAAAATGCTGCCTCAGCAGGAGTATGACCTGATCGTTACGGATATCAACATGCCCGACATCAACGGCCTCGAGCTTATCAATTTTGTGAGGAACAATCCGCGCTACAATCATCTCCCCATAATCATCGTCAGTACGGAGAGGAGTGAGGAGGACAAAAAACGCGGAATGGCCCTTGGCGCTACTGCCTATGTCACGAAGCCGTTCAAGTCATCTGAGCTGCAGGAAATCATCAAGAAAATCCTGGTCCCATGA
- a CDS encoding DUF4388 domain-containing protein, producing MSLAGRLEDLAIADIFQILSIGKKTGTFLVKGAQGTALIVFKNGLVVRAETDDLEGTLADFMLKAGMIKETVFQMAVEVKKKLPDQSLADLLLDLGAVSREALEQATRKRIEHVIYRLLLWEGGDFQFELDDLDIGDKTELQDLGWELSKGLSPEYLLMEGARVQDESAESSFDPTQAFTIEDHGQKEEADAGTGWDDNWGDSPAAERKDISALKSLTQELRFPNSTSEITLLVLRLASDIFQRGVLFMAGKNQIIGLGQFGIEVERADEKIRGIVLSLEMSTFLKTIILEQMPYKGPLEDDDVTRYFMDEIGGPWPEEAAFFPIVAEGKVAAVLYCDNAISRDPIGETEGLEIFISHAGLALEKSLLQRRIHEMEKGRG from the coding sequence ATGAGCCTTGCCGGAAGGCTTGAGGACCTTGCCATTGCCGATATTTTCCAGATCCTGAGTATCGGGAAGAAGACGGGGACATTTCTGGTAAAGGGAGCACAGGGCACTGCACTTATTGTATTTAAGAACGGCCTCGTGGTGAGGGCAGAGACCGATGACCTTGAAGGTACGCTGGCTGATTTCATGCTGAAGGCAGGCATGATCAAGGAAACGGTCTTTCAGATGGCGGTGGAGGTCAAAAAAAAGCTTCCGGACCAATCCCTTGCCGACCTCCTTCTGGACCTTGGCGCTGTCAGCAGGGAAGCTCTTGAGCAGGCAACGAGAAAGAGAATTGAGCATGTTATCTATCGTCTCCTTCTCTGGGAAGGCGGCGATTTTCAGTTTGAACTTGACGACCTTGATATTGGAGACAAAACCGAACTGCAGGACCTCGGTTGGGAGCTTTCGAAGGGCCTGAGTCCTGAATATCTCCTTATGGAGGGCGCCAGGGTTCAGGACGAATCAGCAGAGTCATCGTTTGATCCGACCCAGGCCTTCACCATCGAAGACCACGGACAGAAAGAAGAGGCAGATGCAGGCACCGGCTGGGATGATAACTGGGGTGATTCTCCCGCGGCGGAGCGTAAGGATATTTCGGCTCTTAAATCGCTGACCCAGGAACTCCGTTTCCCGAACTCGACCTCCGAGATAACGCTTCTGGTCCTCAGGCTTGCAAGCGATATCTTTCAGCGGGGCGTGCTTTTCATGGCGGGGAAAAATCAGATCATCGGGCTTGGTCAGTTCGGCATTGAAGTGGAGAGGGCTGACGAAAAGATCCGCGGTATCGTTCTTTCTCTTGAAATGAGTACGTTTCTGAAGACTATCATACTGGAGCAGATGCCGTATAAGGGGCCTCTTGAGGACGATGACGTAACACGGTATTTTATGGATGAGATTGGCGGCCCCTGGCCTGAAGAAGCCGCTTTTTTCCCGATTGTTGCAGAGGGCAAGGTCGCTGCCGTACTCTATTGTGACAATGCCATTTCCCGGGACCCTATCGGCGAGACCGAAGGACTCGAGATATTCATCAGCCATGCGGGCCTTGCCCTCGAAAAGTCGCTGCTTCAGAGAAGGATTCATGAAATGGAAAAAGGCAGGGGGTAA
- the glgC gene encoding glucose-1-phosphate adenylyltransferase produces the protein MKVKERSREKMMKDVLAVVLAGGKGERLHPLTIHRAKPAVPFGGKYRIIDFTLSNCINSDIRKIAVITQYKSLSLDRHLALGWENLLNPQLGEYIFTIPPQQRIDDRWYEGTADAVFQNIYVIEKENSPYILILSGDHIYKMDYAEMFDFHLQKNAMGTVATIRVEKSIAPAFGIVQVDIDSRIIGFEEKPSDPKTIPGDPEHCYASMGLYIFNTGDIINELKTDSGKSSAHDFGKNILPAMLKTEKLFAHEFKDENRKESKYWRDVGTIDAYWEANIDLVSVDPQFNLYDDSWPMRTYQGQYPPAKFVFSQEYKGGRLGVALDSIVCGGCIISGGRVQRSVLSPNVRVNSYVDIRDSILLENVEIGRHCRIRKAIIDKDVYIPSGTTIGYDPEEDRKRFSVSPGGVVVIPKGAEVR, from the coding sequence ATGAAAGTTAAGGAAAGAAGCAGAGAAAAGATGATGAAGGATGTCCTTGCCGTGGTCCTTGCCGGCGGCAAAGGAGAGCGTCTGCACCCGCTCACCATCCATCGGGCAAAGCCTGCAGTTCCGTTTGGGGGGAAATACCGCATCATCGATTTTACGCTCAGCAACTGCATTAATTCGGACATCAGGAAGATTGCGGTGATCACGCAGTATAAATCGCTCTCTCTTGACCGGCATCTTGCGCTTGGCTGGGAGAACCTTCTGAACCCGCAGCTTGGTGAATATATCTTTACCATACCTCCCCAGCAGCGCATTGATGACCGCTGGTATGAAGGCACTGCTGATGCGGTATTCCAGAATATTTATGTCATCGAAAAAGAGAATTCGCCTTATATCCTGATCCTTTCCGGCGATCATATCTACAAAATGGACTATGCCGAGATGTTCGATTTCCATCTGCAGAAGAATGCGATGGGTACGGTTGCGACCATACGGGTTGAAAAATCCATTGCCCCGGCATTTGGCATTGTCCAGGTGGACATTGACTCGCGTATCATCGGGTTTGAGGAAAAGCCCTCTGATCCCAAGACGATTCCGGGTGATCCGGAGCACTGCTATGCCTCGATGGGGCTGTATATCTTCAATACCGGAGACATCATAAACGAGCTGAAGACTGATTCCGGCAAGTCTTCTGCACACGACTTTGGCAAGAACATCCTGCCTGCGATGCTGAAGACCGAAAAGCTGTTTGCCCACGAGTTCAAGGACGAAAACAGGAAAGAATCAAAATACTGGAGGGATGTCGGGACGATCGATGCATACTGGGAGGCCAATATTGATCTGGTCTCCGTTGATCCCCAGTTCAATCTCTATGACGACAGCTGGCCGATGCGGACATACCAGGGGCAGTATCCGCCTGCGAAGTTTGTCTTCTCGCAGGAATATAAGGGGGGACGACTTGGCGTTGCACTCGACTCGATCGTATGCGGAGGCTGCATCATCAGCGGCGGCAGGGTCCAGCGTTCTGTGCTCTCCCCCAATGTAAGGGTGAACAGTTATGTTGACATCAGGGATTCCATCCTGCTTGAAAACGTTGAGATCGGAAGGCACTGCAGAATACGCAAGGCGATTATTGATAAAGACGTCTATATTCCTTCGGGCACGACCATCGGGTATGATCCCGAAGAAGACAGGAAGCGCTTCAGCGTGAGCCCAGGAGGCGTGGTTGTCATTCCCAAGGGTGCGGAGGTGCGATGA